One genomic window of Tribolium castaneum strain GA2 chromosome 10, icTriCast1.1, whole genome shotgun sequence includes the following:
- the LOC657857 gene encoding protein ABHD8 isoform X2, which translates to MSEQQSCYCAPCQEFLSICTIKRPVYPLDPVAPDHSEFFLIDSNVRIRVVHVAPENGLKLPNLDLHQGAKRSSLSEEYWFTKWNKPLKIGICRCSFRRSFRLSVAENRDSFEAAPKRIVDVESFVERIIQDTIFEAFQEYYVLRNQNGVINLAYQKSEDDGVVLRKPVTRQPKQCLHKKYAQKKPVIILFHGIGNSADVWWPVIHTLANKGYEVIAPDMLGHGFSSAPNKPNSYTFHNLLIHAITIFDHYTASDDKRKCILIGHSYGCSIVTALYRHRAPQISQLILISGGGPTPLAAPVKNSEISPFGCIHTLFKPLLFCGLKRSFLFSSRGKHFEVCEGESAIPPRILEYISRGQNWPEGDAAFHRRILVPTLLVHGLQDKNVTLVQQCEMERTIPRAFLELIPNAGHMAMIETPEHLSHMILCFIDTWS; encoded by the exons ATGAGCGAGCAACAGTCGTGTTATTGTGCCCCATGCCAGGAGTTCTTGTCCATTTGTACCATCAAACGGCCCGTGTACCCCCTAGACCCCGTGGCCCCCGACCACAGCGAGTTCTTTTTGATCGATTCAAACGTACGCATCCGTGTCGTGCACGTAGCACCGGAAAACGGGCTCAAACTGCCAAATCTGGACCTCCACCAAGGCGCAAAGCGCAGCTCGTTGTCCGAAGAGTACTGGTTTACGAAATGGAACAAGCCCCTGAAAATCGGCATTTGTCGGTGCTCCTTCCGGCGGTCGTTCCGACTCTCAGTGGCGGAGAACCGGGACAG TTTTGAAGCAGCCCCCAAGCGCATCGTCGACGTCGAGAGCTTCGTCGAGCGGATCATCCAAGACACGATTTTCGAGGCCTTTCAGGAGTACTACGTTTTGAGGAACCAAAACGGCGTTATCAACCTAGCGTATCAGAAAAGTGAGGACGACGGCGTGGTTTTGCGAAAGCCGGTCACGCGCCAACCCAAACAATGCCTCCATAAAAAATACGCGCAAAAA AAGCctgttattattttgtttcatGGTATTGGCAATTCCGCTGACGTTTGGTGGCCGGTTATCCATACCTTGGCCAATAAAGGATATGAGGTCATTGCCCCCGATATGTTGGGGCATGGCTTCAGCTCAGCCCCCAATAAACCGAATTCCTACACTTTTCATAATTTGTTAATACATGCAATCACGATTTTCGACCACTACACGGCTTCCGACGACAAGCGGAAGTGCATTCTCATCGGACACTCCTACGG TTGTAGCATCGTCACAGCCCTCTACCGCCACAGGGCGCCCCAAATCTCGCAGTTAATCTTAATCAGTGGCGGCGGGCCTACACCTCTGGCAGCTCCGGTCAAAAACAGCGAAATTTCGCCATTTGGGTGCATCCACACCCTATTCAAGCCGCTACTTTTCTGTGGCTTGAAACGGAGTTTCCTGTTTTCTTCCCGTGGAAAGCATTTCGAGGTTTGTGAGGGCGAGTCGGCCATACCTCCTCGAATCCTGGAATACATCTCAAGGGGGCAAAACTGGCCGGAGGGCGACGCTGCCTTCCATAGGCGCATCCTTGTGCCCACGTTACTCGTGCATGGGCTGCAGGATAAAAACGTTACGCTTGTACAACAATGTGAGATGGAGAGG ACCATACCGAGGGCCTTTCTGGAACTGATCCCAAATGCGGGGCATATGGCCATGATCGAAACGCCGGAGCATCTCAGCCATATGATCTTGTGTTTTATTGACACCTGGAGCTAA
- the LOC657857 gene encoding protein ABHD8 isoform X1, which produces MSEQQSCYCAPCQEFLSICTIKRPVYPLDPVAPDHSEFFLIDSNVRIRVVHVAPENGLKLPNLDLHQGAKRSSLSEEYWFTKWNKPLKIGICRCSFRRSFRLSVAENRDSASSFEAAPKRIVDVESFVERIIQDTIFEAFQEYYVLRNQNGVINLAYQKSEDDGVVLRKPVTRQPKQCLHKKYAQKKPVIILFHGIGNSADVWWPVIHTLANKGYEVIAPDMLGHGFSSAPNKPNSYTFHNLLIHAITIFDHYTASDDKRKCILIGHSYGCSIVTALYRHRAPQISQLILISGGGPTPLAAPVKNSEISPFGCIHTLFKPLLFCGLKRSFLFSSRGKHFEVCEGESAIPPRILEYISRGQNWPEGDAAFHRRILVPTLLVHGLQDKNVTLVQQCEMERTIPRAFLELIPNAGHMAMIETPEHLSHMILCFIDTWS; this is translated from the exons ATGAGCGAGCAACAGTCGTGTTATTGTGCCCCATGCCAGGAGTTCTTGTCCATTTGTACCATCAAACGGCCCGTGTACCCCCTAGACCCCGTGGCCCCCGACCACAGCGAGTTCTTTTTGATCGATTCAAACGTACGCATCCGTGTCGTGCACGTAGCACCGGAAAACGGGCTCAAACTGCCAAATCTGGACCTCCACCAAGGCGCAAAGCGCAGCTCGTTGTCCGAAGAGTACTGGTTTACGAAATGGAACAAGCCCCTGAAAATCGGCATTTGTCGGTGCTCCTTCCGGCGGTCGTTCCGACTCTCAGTGGCGGAGAACCGGGACAG TGCTTCCAGTTTTGAAGCAGCCCCCAAGCGCATCGTCGACGTCGAGAGCTTCGTCGAGCGGATCATCCAAGACACGATTTTCGAGGCCTTTCAGGAGTACTACGTTTTGAGGAACCAAAACGGCGTTATCAACCTAGCGTATCAGAAAAGTGAGGACGACGGCGTGGTTTTGCGAAAGCCGGTCACGCGCCAACCCAAACAATGCCTCCATAAAAAATACGCGCAAAAA AAGCctgttattattttgtttcatGGTATTGGCAATTCCGCTGACGTTTGGTGGCCGGTTATCCATACCTTGGCCAATAAAGGATATGAGGTCATTGCCCCCGATATGTTGGGGCATGGCTTCAGCTCAGCCCCCAATAAACCGAATTCCTACACTTTTCATAATTTGTTAATACATGCAATCACGATTTTCGACCACTACACGGCTTCCGACGACAAGCGGAAGTGCATTCTCATCGGACACTCCTACGG TTGTAGCATCGTCACAGCCCTCTACCGCCACAGGGCGCCCCAAATCTCGCAGTTAATCTTAATCAGTGGCGGCGGGCCTACACCTCTGGCAGCTCCGGTCAAAAACAGCGAAATTTCGCCATTTGGGTGCATCCACACCCTATTCAAGCCGCTACTTTTCTGTGGCTTGAAACGGAGTTTCCTGTTTTCTTCCCGTGGAAAGCATTTCGAGGTTTGTGAGGGCGAGTCGGCCATACCTCCTCGAATCCTGGAATACATCTCAAGGGGGCAAAACTGGCCGGAGGGCGACGCTGCCTTCCATAGGCGCATCCTTGTGCCCACGTTACTCGTGCATGGGCTGCAGGATAAAAACGTTACGCTTGTACAACAATGTGAGATGGAGAGG ACCATACCGAGGGCCTTTCTGGAACTGATCCCAAATGCGGGGCATATGGCCATGATCGAAACGCCGGAGCATCTCAGCCATATGATCTTGTGTTTTATTGACACCTGGAGCTAA
- the wal gene encoding electron transfer flavoprotein subunit alpha, mitochondrial: MFSNCSRQLTSQFSNHLKRLQSTLIIAEHDNKGLNPITQNALTAAKKIGGEISVLVAGTKCGPAAEALAKANGLSKILIAESDAFNGFTAESLTPLIISTQKQFNYTHIIAGASAFGKALLPRVAAKLDVSPVSDVIGIKSPDTFVRSIYAGNAIQTMKANDPIKIISVRGTSFEADKLEGGSAKTETVPTDGCATDMTVFVGQQLSKSDRPELTSAKVVVSGGRGLKSGDNFKLLYDLADKLNAAVGASRAAVDAGFVPNDLQVGQTGKIVAPDLYIAVGISGAIQHLAGMKDSKTIVAINKDPEAPIFQVADYGLVADLFKAVPELTSKLS, translated from the exons ATGTTTTCGAATTGTTCGCGTCAGTTAACGTCCCAG ttttccaaTCATTTGAAACGCCTGCAAAGTACCCTAATTATCGCCGAGCACGACAACAAGGGCCTTAACCCCATTACGCAAAATGCGTTGACTGCAGCTAAGAAAATCGGGGGCGAAATCTCCGTCCTTGTCGCCGGCACAAAATGCGGCCCTGCGGCGGAAGCCCTAGCAAAAGCAAACGGACTTTCGAAAATCCTCATCGCGGAGAGCGATGCCTTTAACGGCTTCACGGCCGAAAGCCTGACCCCTCTCATCATCTCAACGCAAAAACAGTTCAATTACACCCACATCATAGCCGGGGCTTCCGCCTTCGGAAAGGCCCTTTTGCCCCGGGTTGCTGCCAAGCTGGACGTCTCCCCCGTGTCTGACGTCATCGGGATCAAGTCCCCCGACACCTTCGTGCGGAGCATCTATGCAG GCAACGCAATCCAGACTATGAAAGCCAACGACCCCATCAAAATAATAAGCGTCCGAGGGACCAGTTTCGAGGCCGATAAGCTGGAAGGGGGCTCGGCCAAGACCGAGACTGTGCCCACCGACGGCTGCGCCACCGACATGACTGTCTTCGTGGGGCAACAGTTGAGCAAGTCCGACCGGCCTGAGTTAACCAGTGCCAAGGTGGTGGTCAGTGGGGGCCGTGGGCTGAAATCGGGCGACAATTTCAAGCTTTTGTACGATCTTGCCGACAAGTTGAATGCCGCCGTGGGGGCTTCCAGGGCCGCTGTGGACGCAGGGTTCGTTCCGAACGATCTTCAAGTTGGACAGACTGGCAAAATCGTCGCACCG gATTTGTACATCGCTGTGGGCATTTCGGGGGCCATCCAGCACTTGGCTGGGATGAAGGACAGCAAAACTATCGTCGCAATCAACAAGGACCCGGAAGCTCCAATTTTCCAGGTCGCCGATTACGGATTGGTCGCTGATTTGTTCAAAGCCGTGCCAGAACTGACCAGCAAATTGTCTTAA
- the alien gene encoding COP9 signalosome complex subunit 2, producing the protein MSDAEDDFMCEDEEDYGLEYSEDSNSEPDVDLENQYYNSKSLKEEEPKAALASFQKVLDLESGEKGEWGFKALKQMIKINFKLGNFEEMMTRYKQLLTYIKSAVTRNHSEKSINSILDYISTSKNMELLQNFYETTLEALKDAKNDRLWFKTNTKLGKLYYDRGDFNKLAKILKQLHQSCQTDDGEDDLKKGTQLLEIYALEIQMYTAQKNNKKLKTLYEQSLHIKSAIPHPLIMGVIRECGGKMHLREDEFEKAHTDFFEAFKNYDESGSPRRTTCLKYLVLANMLMKSGINPFDSQEAKPYKNDPEILAMTNLVNAYQTNDINEFESILKQNRQNIMDDPFIREHIEDLLRNIRTQVLIKLIKPYTRIQIPFISTELNIDVSEVENLLVSCILDNTIEGRIDQVNQVLFLERAAVNMARYNALDRWTNQLNTLHLSIINKMA; encoded by the exons ATGTCTGATGCTGAGGACGATTTTATGTGCGAAGATGAGGAGGATTATGGCTTG GAATATTCAGAGGATAGTAATTCGGAACCGGACGTGGATCTGGAAAATCAGTACTATAATAGCAAATCTTTGAAAGAAGAGGAGCCCAAAGCGGCGCTAGCTTCTTTCCAGAAAGTCCTGGACCTGGAAAGCGGCGAGAAAGGCGAGTGGGGCTTCAAAGCCCTCAAACAAatgatcaaaattaattttaaactg ggtaattttgaagaaatgaTGACGCGCTACAAGCAATTACTGACTTACATTAAAAGTGCAGTCACTAGAAACCACAGCGAGAAATCAATCAACTCAATCTTAGACTACATCTCAACGTCGAAAAAC atGGAACTGCTGCAAAACTTTTACGAAACCACTCTCGAGGCGCTTAAAGACGCGaaaaacgaccgattatggTTTAAAACTAACACGAAATTAGGGAAACTTTACTACGACCGCGGCGACTTCAACAAACttgctaaaattttgaaacagttacACCAGTCTTGCCAGACCGACGACGGTGAAGACGACTTGAAAAAGGGCACACAGCTGCTGGAAATCTACGCTCTGGAGATCCAAATGTACACAGCGCAGAAGAACaacaaaaaactcaaaacaTTGTACGAGCAGTCGCTCCACATTAAATCAGCAATACCTCACCCACTTATCATGGGCGTGATTCGAG AATGCGGCGGCAAGATGCATCTGCGCGAGGACGAGTTCGAAAAAGCCCACACTGACTTCTTTGAAGCTTTCAAAAATTACGACGAGTCGGGCAGCCCCCGGAGAACCACGTGTCTCAAATATCTAGTGCTTGCAAACAT GCTGATGAAATCAGGGATTAACCCGTTTGACTCTCAGGAAGCTAAACCGTACAAAAATGATCCCGAAATTCTCGCAATGACGAATTTAGTAAATGCTTACCAAACCAATGATATTAACGAGTTTGAGTCAATCCTGAAGCAGAACCGGCAGAATATTATGGACGATCCGTTCATTAGGGAACATATTGAAG atTTGTTGCGCAACATCCGGACCCAAGTTTTGATCAAGTTAATTAAGCCCTACACTCGGATTCAGATCCCGTTTATTTCAACCGAGTTAAACATTGATGTATCGGAAGTAGAAAATCTCTTAGTTTCATGCATCTTAGATAA TACGATTGAAGGAAGAATAGATCAGGTCAATCAAGTGTTGTTCCTAGAGCGGGCTGCGGTGAACATGGCGCGGTACAACGCTCTGGACCGATGGACTAACCAGTTGAACACCCTCCACTTGTCAATAATCAACAAAATGGCTTaa
- the LOC658016 gene encoding peroxidase, translating into MKFTISCIFLCVCAQTLAFEAPIHPLYTVDATKTFGDSSEYDTCDLTPPECDPQYKYRSFDGSCNNLKHPVWGMVKSAFARVFPPRYSDGKELPPVASDGGELPNARHIVTSVFDDKDVPDTVSLIVAQWAQFIAHDFAVGVPKTGVDDCCASDDPLVCLSIPIPEDDAFYSQYNKTCLSMTRTQTTLTGDCDPQGPKQQINGVSHGLDGSQIYGSDPETASSLREHKGGRMLVRQKADGRCFLPSKGSCYNSDVCYVAGESRVNQNTQLTIMHTMLVREHNRIADILASLHPEWDDETVYQETRSIVVAEYLHITYNHFLPNILNENFMIRNELRSRNQGYHKYDEEIPNIVLISFSNPAFRIFHSGLQGVIGLYNYHLDPTSHINLTDYMNSPGILEEENHFDELILGVITQPMQTIDTFYTSQIDGKLFHFGKPYGADLNALDIQRARDHAVPGYPTVLYGCRGIEVRDFDDLAAIWPEKHIKTVRNIYKSVDDIDLFVGVNFENKPEGHRMSPVLECLIGEQFYRWKNGDRFWYEVENQPHSFTPAQLDEIRQATLSRLVCDTSDYIVNITVNAWKPPGDNNPIVPCENVPSIDLSKWL; encoded by the exons ATGAAGTTCACCATCTCGTGCATTTTTCTGTGTGTTTGCGCCCAAACTCTTGCATTTGAAGCCCCAATCCACCCTTTGTACACCGTCGATGCGACCAAAACCTTCGG TGACTCAAGCGAATACGACACTTGCGATTTAACCCCTCCGGAGTGTGACCCCCAGTATAAATACCGCTCTTTCGACGGCTCATGCAATAATCTGAAACACCCGGTATGGGGAATGGTGAAATCAGCTTTTGCCCGTGTTTTTCCCCCGCGATATAGTGACGGGAAGGAGTTACCTCCTGTTGCAAGTGACGGAGGAGAGTTGCCTAACGCTAGACATATCGTCACTTCTGTTTTTGACGACAAGGACGTGCCGGACACAGTGTCGCTAATTGTAGCCCAATGGGCACAATTCATTGCCCATGACTTTGCCGTCGGAGTCCCCAAAA CCGGAGTTGATGATTGTTGCGCGTCGGATGATCCTCTCGTTTGCTTATCTATTCCGATACCTGAAGACGACGCTTTCTACTCGCAATATAACAAAACTTGTTTAAGTATGACACGGACTCAGACGACTTTGACGGGGGATTGCGACCCCCAAGGGCCGAAACAACAA atTAATGGAGTTAGTCATGGGCTTGATGGTTCCCAAATTTATGGTTCCGACCCCGAAACTGCCTCCTCTTTGCGGGAACATAAAGGTGGTCGGATGTTGGTACGACAAAAAGCCGATGGTCGCTGTTTTTTACCATCCAAAGGGTCGTGCTATAATTCGGATGTTTGCTATGTTGCAG GAGAGTCTCGTGTCAATCAAAACACTCAATTGACAATCATGCATACTATGCTGGTGAGGGAACATAACAGAATTGCTGATATTTTGGCCAGTCTTCACCCGGAATGGGATGATGAAACTGTCTATCAGGAAACTCGAAGCATTGTCGTAGCTGAATACCTCCACATCACCTATAACCACTTCCTGCCGAATATATTAAATGAGAATTTCATGATTAGAAACGAACTCAGGTCGAGAAATCAAGGATATCACAAATATGACGAAGAAATTCCCAATATTGTTCTCATAAGTTTCAGTAATCCCGCCTTTAGGATTTTCCATTCCGGTCTACAGGGAGTTATAgg TCTGTACAACTACCATTTGGACCCAACCTCGCACATTAATCTAACGGATTACATGAACTCGCCCGGAATTTTGGAAGAAGAGAACCACTTCGACGAATTAATCTTGGGCGTAATCACCCAACCCATGCAAACGATTGACACCTTCTACACGTCCCAAATCGACGGCAAGTTGTTCCATTTCGGCAAACCGTACGGTGCTGACTTGAACGCTCTGGACATCCAGAGAGCAAGAGACCATGCAGTCCCCGGTTACCCTACCGTTCTGTACGGCTGTAGGGGAATCGAAGTGAGGGATTTTGACGACTTGGCCGCAATTTGGCCCGAGAAGCACATCAAAACCGTGCGAAATATCTACAAGTCGGTCGACGACATCGATCTGTTCGTTGGCGTTAACTTTGAGAATAAGCCAGAAGGGCACAGAATGAGCCCGGTCTTGGAGTGTCTGATCGGGGAACAGTTCTACAGGTGGAAGAACGGTGACAGGTTTTGGTACGAGGTTGAAAACCAACCCCATTCCTTCACTCCAG CACAACTTGATGAAATAAGACAGGCGACGCTGTCGCGCCTCGTTTGCGACACCAGTGACTATATCGTGAACATAACAGTAAATGCGTGGAAGCCACCGGGGGACAA TAACCCGATTGTTCCATGCGAAAACGTCCCGTCGATTGATCTCTCAAAATGGCtttaa